A region of the Candidatus Uhrbacteria bacterium genome:
GCTCGATGCGAGTGATGTTACTCCAGAGAAATCTAAGTAGATAGTAACCGATGATGATATCGGCCATGACTTGAACGTAAAGTTTTGCCGGATTCTGAATATCGATGATTTCACGCAATACTTTGCCCAGTAACGCGTCAGCCGAGATAAACAGGGCCAGGAAGATCAGCAGGAACGGGACAGCGATTGCCGCCCCGATCAACACTTGGCGCCCCTGCGTAGAGAAAGACAGCTTGGAGGCAGGACCTGCTCCTTCAATCGGAACGAGCGTCTCCATAAATAAACGACTCGGCCAAAACGATGGCAGCGTTTTTAGAGATGTCTTGGGCGCAAATAGCCAATAGGAAAAGAGAGCCAGGCTTACAACCGTAAGCAGCTGGCCAAGCGACTGAACAACGTCATTTGAGTAGAGCAGGTCCGAGATCAGCCCGAGCACCAACGGACCGAGAAAGGCGTAGGCCCAGAGATTCTGCGACTCTGCATGCACTTGCCTGACGATAATAAGCAGGAGCGTGATCAATGTGATAAAAAGCGCAAAAGGCCATCCAAACGGATACTCATAGACGAGCGCATGAAAGACGCCCGTTAATACGATCGCAGAGGCAATCACGAGATAAGCGAACCGCATTTCTCTGTTCATATATTCCATCAATATCCCACTGTCGCTACATTGGCAACATTTTATTCCTCCTCATTCAATTCCGCACGCAAATCTCTCCCCTCTGCCTGCGCGCGAAGATAGCCTTCCACAAAGCGGTCGAGATCACCGCCAAGCACGGCATCGGTATCAGCCGTTTCAACGCCTGTGCGATGGTCTTTCACCATATGATACGGGTGAATGACATAGGAACGGATCTGGCTCCCCCACTCAGCGCTTTGATATTCTCCGCGAAGCTTGAGTTTTTCTTTCTGTAATTCTTCTTCTTTGAGTTTCAGGAGCTTGGACTTCAAGATCTTCATCGCGGTTTCGCGATTTTGGGTTTGGGAACGCTCGTTCTGGCATGTAACCGTGATCTTGGTCGGGATATGGACAATACGGACGGCGGAATAGGTCGTGTTTACCGACTGACCGCCTTTGCCGCCGCTCATAAAGGTATCGATGCGGAGATCTTTAGGATCAATCTCGATATCAATGCTTTCGTCGATTTCCGGAACGACTTCGACAAGCGCGAAAGAGGTCTGACGGAGAGCATCGGAGTTAAAGGGCGATTGGCGGACGAGGCGATGAACGCCGTGCTCCGACTTCAAGTGGCCGTAGGCGTAGCGACCGGTAATTTCAAACGTAGCCGATTTGATACCGGCTTCTCCGCCGCGGGATTCATCAAGCAGACGGACATGCCAGCCTTTGTTCTCGGCGTATCGGAAGAACATGCGCATGAGCATCTCGGCCCAGTCCTGAGCATCGGTACCGCCGGCGCCAGCGTGGATCGAAAGGATGGCGTTTTTCTCGTCGTAATTACCAGAGAAAAGCAGGGTGAATTCCAGATCGATGTAATGCTTCTCAAGTTCACCGAGACGCTTCTCGACATCTGCAGAGACAGACTCATCCTTATCGGCGATCGCCATGCCGAGCAATTCCTGATTATCCATGATCGCCATCCGGATATTGTTCCAAGAATCGTATTCCTTTTTGAGCTCAGCAAGCTCTTGGGATTCGCGCTTGGCGCGGTCCTGGTCGCTCCAAAAATCCGGAGCATTACTCTCGGCTTCCAGGGCAGCCATTTCTTTCTTTACGGCATCCAATTGCAAGATGCGCCAAGCCTCGTCAATCTTGGAGCGCAGTGCGTCGGCACGGGCAAGCAAATCACCTAACATGGGGCTTACTATCGCAAAAAACCGGTCTTTCGACAACCCTTGACAAAACGCGTATTTTGTTATTAGCTACTCTCTCGTCCAAGCGGCGAGCTGCCCTTTCAAGGAGACTACCGTGTCAGAACGCCTGGTGCGTGAACTCTTGAGTGCGACCTACCCGCGGATTCGTCAGGCGGGCAAGGGATGGGCGCTTGAGAGCGCGCCCGATGTTCTTACGCCGGTACCCAATCCGGAGGACAAGCTCGCTTACGTGCTCCTACAGGCGGGTATGAGCAAGGAGCAGATCCGGAACGTGCAGATCGCGCTGCAGAAGCTCGTGCCGGTTCCGCCGGATCCGGCGACGATCTTCTACCTCGAGCATCTTCTCTGAAACAAAGGCCCCGAACGTCTGACGTTCGGGGCCTTTCTTGTTTTGGTGATTACTCGGCAGCTTCAGCGCCCATATCATCTTGCAATTGGATGAAGTCTTGTGTGAGGCGGGTTTTATCGACCATGGCTTGTTCAGAACGTGTAAGCGGTTGATTGGCCCAAGCGGCCCAAATCGTCGGCAGGACTTCCGATAAGGCTTTGGCGGCGTAAGTCCGATCGTTCATCTCAGGAGAACCGGATTTCATCAGTCGATTCAGCTCGTGAAGCACCTGGCTGCGCGTTGGGCGGTTCACGGTGGAGCGGATGCCGCCGGCGCGATCAAGACGGACGCCGCCCGTAAGCAGCAACGCTTCAAGCTCAAGCTGCCAACGCTGCTGGTCGATAGCCATCGCTCCGACGCGCTTCAAGGCCTCGCCAGCTTTTCTTGAGTCAGATGAGGGAGAAACAAAGGCGTCGGCGAGTTCACCTGGAACGTAGACCGTGGTGTTAAGCGCGCGCACTTTCCCCTCGCCTGGCGCATCAAAGGCTTCTCCAGCTTCTTCCGCACGCGTGTCATACCAATACAATCGGGAAAGGTTGAGATTGTCGCCAACGAGACGCTGCATGTCGCGCATCTGTTTTACTTTGGCTTCATCCGGATTCAGGGTTACGTCGACAGCAACGGGATAGACGATGCGCTCATTCTCTTCATCAAGACCCGTGTACATCACGAGCGCGTCGGTACCGCGGAGAATGTCGTCGAGATCTGAAGGTTCATACGCAAAGGCGCGACCTTCCGTGACAGAGTTTTTGCCACCGAGCACGCCGTCGGCGTCCAAGGTCTCCAAGACCATGTACTCGGCAAAGGCGGCGCCTTCCGAGCCATACATGCCTGCGCCCTGATGGCCGCGGCGGCGCTTCAAATACTCCTCAACATCGTTCTTGTCCGGTCGTAAGCGATTCCCATTGTCATTTGGGTTCCAAAGAACCTGATGTTTGCGCCATCGACGAACCAGCTCAAGTTGCTCCGTGCGCAGCTCGCTCTCTGTTTTCAGTTTTTTGACGTTAAACTTCTTGGCGACCGCGCCCCCTCCCATTCCGCCATCAGCTGGAGCCATCAGCGGGCCGCGTTCGAAGGGATTTTTCATAGCAATATCTTAATAATAACAAAAAATCCGCCAGTTGTCCAGCGGATCTTTTTCTCTAAAGACGGAATTAGATGTTGATGTTCTTGCGGAGCGCGCCAAGAACCGGCACTTCCCAGAATTCACCCATCAAACACTTGATGATGGCGATGAGGTTCAAGATCACGAGGACGAGCCAAGCCAACCAACCAATCAACGGAATCCAGAAGATAAACATTCCTACCAAGCCGATGATGAACATGACCAAGCCTTGCTTGGCGTGTTCCTGGGCAAACTTGGAATCCTTTTTAAGGAAAAGCGGAATGAAAACGAGAATCCAGAGATAGGACAAAGCGGCAAGCACTTTGTTGTCATCAATGTCCTTTTTGTCGAAGTGCGGCATAGCGGTAGCGGGTTTCGGAGCTTCGCTGTGAGCGTGCTCGGAACCAGGCGTGTTGTTTTCCATACGGCAGTAGTAT
Encoded here:
- the prfB gene encoding peptide chain release factor 2; protein product: MLGDLLARADALRSKIDEAWRILQLDAVKKEMAALEAESNAPDFWSDQDRAKRESQELAELKKEYDSWNNIRMAIMDNQELLGMAIADKDESVSADVEKRLGELEKHYIDLEFTLLFSGNYDEKNAILSIHAGAGGTDAQDWAEMLMRMFFRYAENKGWHVRLLDESRGGEAGIKSATFEITGRYAYGHLKSEHGVHRLVRQSPFNSDALRQTSFALVEVVPEIDESIDIEIDPKDLRIDTFMSGGKGGQSVNTTYSAVRIVHIPTKITVTCQNERSQTQNRETAMKILKSKLLKLKEEELQKEKLKLRGEYQSAEWGSQIRSYVIHPYHMVKDHRTGVETADTDAVLGGDLDRFVEGYLRAQAEGRDLRAELNEEE